The Balaenoptera acutorostrata chromosome 13, mBalAcu1.1, whole genome shotgun sequence region ATCGCACGGCCGCGAGCACAGACCGGAGCTGCACAGACACCCCTCAGAGCTCGTGAGGCCCTGCCACGGGTCCCACGGCCGGGAGAGGGGCGAGGACAGAAGGCGGTGCCGCGGGCGCTCCCCAGTTTATTCTTCGGAGCGGGGATCATCTGGTTACAGCCGGTCCCCTCCACAGTCTATGCATCCTTGTCTGATGTACGGGGACTGTCACAGACGCCTGGCGGAGGCCCGTGTTGCACAGCAGAGGCCTGGAGAAGGCCCCTCAGATGCCCCTCGGGCCAGACTGGAGCTCGGCCGAAACCACCGCCTGGGTGCACcccaggggagaggggctgggagtcTAAGCAGGGGACACCAGCCTCCCCACAGGGACGAACGCCTGGTCGGTACCAAGGTACACGAGAAGTCCTCTGCTTTGACCAGACGAAAATCAGGCCTGGCCTTCTCCAGAGAGGAAAGGCTGCAGTCTCTCTCCCGGGCCAGCGCAAACGAGAATCCGCCCTCTAGTGGTGtcgagaaagagaaggaaagagagggccGCGGCATACAGTTTTTACCTCCCTTCAGACAAGCTTCAGACCTTAAAAAGCGAAAGCACGAAGACTCCGAGAAAACCAAACCGGACAAAAACAAGCAGAGTCCCGACCGCTTGGACATAGCAGAGGGGGCAAGAGGCCTGTTACCCAAGGTGAAAGAGAAGGTTTCCAATAACCAAAAGGTTCAAGAAGGTAAAGTAAGACCTCTTCATTTGGATGGAAAGCCTGAGGGCTCCCTCCCTAAAGGGGAGGAGGCAGATATGGATAATGAATTCAAGCCGCCCACCATGTCTTCTGAGTCATACTTCAACCACAACCAGcctagggagaaaaagaaaaagattatgaAAACTTCAGCCACTGCTCTTGAAgaaaaaggacctaaaaaaaatGATTCAAGGGAAAACTTGGACTTGGTTCAGGAACTACCTAAGGTGAATGAAAACAGATCAGAGAAGCTGCAGCCCTCTGGAAACGTCTGGGCCAAGCTGGAAAAGGTCCCCACTGATGCACCAGTGTGGCCGGACCTCCCATTACCCAGGGTCCAGGCCAATGACCGTCCACTTCTTGCCTCTGGATTGATGTCCTCCTTACGACCAAAGCAAAAAGCACTGTCTTCAccccaggaagaggaagaagttgGATTTACTGGATGCAGAATGAATTCTAAGATGCAAGTGTTTTCTGGCTCCAAGTGTGCCTATCTTGCCAAAATGATGACCTTGCGCCAGCAGTGCATCTGGGTACTTAGAAACAGCATCAATTCAATCTTTAAAGTGGGAGGAGTCCCATATTCGGTTCTTGAACCCATCTTGGAGAGCTGTGCACCTGATCAGCTGTATCGCATAGAGAAATACAATCATGCACTAGtccaagaaacagacaaattatGGAAAATTCACTCTCACCAACACTTTAGGAAAGAAAGGCCAAAAGAGCACGAGACATGGCGAGAGATGTACATGCGGCTTCAGGATGCCCGAGAGCAGCGGCTTCAAGCACTGACAGTGAATATCCAATCTGCACAAGCCAATAAGCCCAAAGGCCGACAAGCAAAGATGATCCTTCTCAACTCTCTGGCCAGGCCACCTTCTGACGTTCGAAGGAGGCAGGAGAAGTTTGAAATAGGAGAAGCAGCTGCCCCTGAAAAAGTCAAGATCAAGCCAGCCCTGTACCCTACAGGAACCATCCATACCCCCTCCAGCAGAAACAGCCTTAACCTCACCCATGAGAAGCCAGCCGGAGCCTGCTCAAGCACCACCAGTACCCACTTGCCGCGGGTAGTCAGCGGCAGGAAACCTGTAAAGAAAATCACCCCCATGATGGCCAAGACAATTAAAGATTTCAAGAACAGGTTCTCCCGATGGTAAATTGAGGCCTTGCCTTGGAGCTGGAATTCCAGAGGAGGAATACAAGGGCAGTAGGTGTTAGGGAATGGGACTTCCAAAGGAGACTGGAATGTTTTGCTTTGTGGAAACTTTTGGACTCTGACTCTTGTAGTTTTCAAGTGCTGCACCTGTGTGCTGCCATAGCCACTGCTTCCTGCCTGGAGAACACTTCAGAATTCTTAAGATGAGACACCTCAGTCCCACTGACGATTTTAAGACCCATTATACTTTTGTTGTTAACTAGCCTCTTTGTAAACAATATGACATAGTCTTAACAAATATTATCCCCAGATTGTGTTTATATCAATAAACAAAAGTACTtaacatgagattttttttttttactctcagaGTAGATGAGGTCTTCTTAGACACAAACCCAGAAGCCattaattaaaaagactgatatagggcttcccgggtggcgcagtggttgagaatctgcctgccaatgcagggcacacgggttcgagccctggtctgggaagatcccacatgccacggagcgactaggcccgtgagccacaattgctgagcctgcgcgtctggagcctgtgctccgcaacaagagaggccgcgatagggagaggcccgcgcaccgcgatgaagagaggcccccacttgccacaactagagaaagccctcacacggatacgaagacccaacacagccataaataaataaataaaatttaaaaaaaaattgtttaaaaaaaaaaaaaaagactgatataTCTGACcacataaaaatttagaaatatattaaaaaaaaaaggtcgaaAGATAAACAACAAACTGGGAAAGATATTTATAACTCAGTTAACATTCAGAAGGCCAATTTCCTTTATATATAATAAGGGCCCACAaactaatgagaaaaaaaaaaccaataatttactataaaaatgggcaaacatAGGAAAAGATGGTTCACacaaaaggaaacacaaatgactTAAATATATGACAAGATGCTCAATCTTactaaaatgcaaataaacataatatgagggaggtggtggtggtgagatgaattgggagattgggattgacatatatacactaatatgtataaaatagataactaacaagaaccttctgtataaaaaaattaaattcaattaaattcaaaaaaaaagaaaaaaaacataatatgATACAAATTTTCACCTATCAGTTAAGTAGAATTCAAAAGATTAATAGCCTGCTGTGTTGGAGCAGATGATCATACATTACTAGTAGATGATAAATTGATACAACTTCTATTGAAGTTAATAGgcaaatgttaaatatatattctttggtaCTACAATATCACTTTTAGGATGAGAAACTGAATATATAAGTGACTAATGGCCAGAACCACATAAGCTCAGGAAGCCAAACCACAACCTCTGCAGCAACCATCCCAGAAAACCAAATCACAGACTCTCCAGCAATCAGTCCAAGAAACTAAATCACAACCTCCTTAGCAATTGGCCCAGAATGGTGAGGATTTGGTCAACAACTGCCAGCCTCCCTATTTTTGCCCTCAGTCTCCAAGtcaggaccaaccagagaaagccaaatatgatCTCCAAATCAATCACATAAGATGCCCCACTTCTAGTTAGCCCAACTCTGGATTTCCCAAGTCAGCAACCTCCAATCAGAAAATACTAaagccttccctttttttttttcgctATAAAGCTTTCCCACTCCCCTGCCTGCCAAATGCAAGTGATGGTAGCTGACTCCCTTGCTATAGCAAGCTCTCAATAAATAGCCTCTGTTTGTTCAGTTtgggtggtttttatttatttccacaagAACTGTATTCTACAGATGCACATATatcaaacatacacatatacaaactCTGATATAGCAATTTCACTTATAGGATTTTATTCTCCAGACACAattgcgtgtgtttgtgtgtgtgtgtgtgtgtgtactcaatTAATACAAAGACATGACCATGGCATTTGAATCGAATTTTTTTCCAGGACATTTGCCTGCCTCTAAGAGGCTAAGATGCTGAGTAGTGTGTTTGACAACCTCAAGGTGCTACAGGTGCAAAAGTTCTAATCCAAGACCCACCAAGATAGGGGACCCTGGTAAAACCAATGAATACTCAGTCCTTATTCAGTCCAAGGAATAAGGACAACGGATAAGTTAGGCTGCCTAAGCTCTGTATGGCCCGGAAAAATCTCAGTCCCTGAATTTGGACTGAGATATTCCTAGATTACTAGCTCCTCTCCCCAGGCACAAGACAAACAAGCCTAAATTACCTCTACAGGAAGATATCATCATCCTTCatctcaaattatttctaaaaccaAACCATCAACTACACTGCCATATACAGTCTAAGAAAAGAAcaacataaatgaaaaacattagGAATAACAGACAATTGAAACAGATTCACATGGGCCTCAAGATACTGGAACTCTCAGACACAGACTTGAGAAAAACTATTTCAACCAATATCATTTACAatagtatataaaaatcaaataggaacaaatctaacaaaagatgtttcagatttcttttgggggctgaactgtgtcctctcctccccaaattcatacattgaagccctaaccctgaaTAAttaagaatgtgactgtatttggagatagagcctttagggggtgattaagttaaaatgaggtcattagggtggtccctaatccaatctgactggtgtccttagaagaagaggaaatttggacacacaaagtGACACCAGGGATGTTCTCCAATGTAGGAAAGATCATATTGAGgccacagcaagaaggtggccatttgCAAGACAAGGAGAAAGGCCGCAGataaaccaaacctgccaacatcttgatcttgaacttctagccttcagaactgtgagaaaataaatttttgttgttcaagccacccagtctgtgacattttgttatggcagccctagcaaactaatacagcctCTATGCTGAAAATGACAAAATAGGGATAAGAGGTACTAAAGAAGATACAATGTTTATGAATTGGGAAAATGAATTttgttaagatgttaattctcctgaaaattgatctatagattgaATGAAATCTCATGAAAAGCTCAGCAGACTTTTTTGTATAAATTGAAAATCTGAttgtaaaatttatgtggaaatttAGAATAACCAAGAGAGCACTGAAAAAGAGTTAAGTCAGAGGATTTACACTACCAGTTTTCAAGGCTTAATACTAAGCCACAATAATTAACATAGTTTGATATTGGCACAGAGATAGATAAAtctatcaatggaacagaacagacagttcagaaatagacccacaaataTATGGTAATGTGATTTTTTACAAAATTGACACTGTAATTCAAAAAAATTTGTAAAGGTACTGGAGCAACTGGAtaaccaaataagaaaaaaataaagcttaacCCCTATCTCACATAAAACACACAAATTAATTGAAGATAACAATCCTAAATTTTTATGTACATAATAACatggcatcaaaataaataaagcaaaaattgacaaaataaaaaCGAGAAATAGGCAAAAAAATACAATCACAGTGAGAGATATTTATATGCCTTCTTCAATAAGTaacagaacaagaagaaaaaaatctgtaagaaataaaagatttgaacaacacaattaaGAAACTTAACCATACACTGAGCCATAAAACAATTCTTGACAAATGTTAGAGGACTGAAATCATGTAGATTGTTATGCAGAATATTGTTATGTAAACACAATGCAGTTAATCTAGAAAACAATGTCCAAAAGGTATCAATAGACTTCCCATATGCAaataatacacttctaaataCTTATGGGTCAGAGAAAAATCATAATAgatgttagaaaatatttgaaattgaatgaaaaggaaaaaattaaaatgctacatATTAAAACATGTGGAAGCAGGCAAAGTAGTGATTGGAGggaaatttaaatctttaaatgcatctcttaaaagagaaaaaaggtaaatattaatAAGTTAAGCAACtatattaagaaattagaaaaaaaataatacaataaacccaaagaaagtataagaaaggaaataataattttaagaatgtaaacatagaaaaatagaaatcaaatgtACAACAGACAGGATCAacaaaagttgcttctttgaaaagactaacaaaattgataaacctttggtaagactggggaagaaaaataagagagagaacgCACAAATAACCAATGTCAAGAATAAAAAGGGAAGACGGTTACAGATcctgtacatatttattttttaaaaaaggatgtatCATGAACAATTATGCCAATAACTTTGAAAATTTAGATGAGATAAATAAATTCCAAGAAAATACAATATACCAAactgaaaccaaaaagaaatttacaaGTATCAACAGTCCTGTTGAAAAGAACTTGAATCCgttaaaaaccaaccaaccaacaaacaaaaaacaaaacaaaacactttctgTGGGAAATCCATACCCAGAATTCTTTtaaggcaaattctaccaaacattcaatgACAAAAACAATGCTAATCTTCATAAATTCTTCTACTGAATGGAAAAAGAGTGAACATTTCTCAATTTTTATGAGGACAATGTATCCCTCATACAAAAACCTGACAAAGACActcagaagaggaaaataataggCCAATCTCACTCATTAACATAGATggagagaggagcttcaagatggcagaagagtaagacgtggagatcactttcctccccacaaatacatcagaaatacatcttcatgtggaacaactcctacagaacacctactgaatgctggcagaagacctcagacctcccaaaaggcaagaaactccccacgtacctgggtagggcaaaagaaaaaagaaaaaacagagacaaaagaatagggacgggacctgcaccagtgggagggagctgtgaaggtcccatccctattcttttgtctctgttttttctttttctttttcttcctagtgtatgaaaaatttccacacactaggaagccccgttgcgggcggagactgggtggtggaggggggaagcttcggagccacggaggagagcgcagcaacaggggtgcggagggcaaagcggagagattcccgcacagaggatcggtgccgaccaccACTAACCaacccgagaggtttgtctgctcacccgccggggcaggtgggggctgggagctgaggctcgagcttcggaggtcggatcccaaggagaggactggggttggctgcgtgaacacatcctgaagggggctagtgcgccacagctagctgggaggagtccatgaaaaagtctggagctgccgaagaggcaagacactttttcttgcctctttgtttcctggtgcgcaaggagaggggattaagagcgccgatTAAAGGAGcaccagagacgggcgtgagccacggctatcagcgcggacaccagagacgggcatgagacgctaaggctgctgctgcaggcaccaagaagcctgtgtgcaagtccaggtcactatccacacctcccctactgggagcctgtgcagcccgccactgccagggtcccgtgatccagggacaacttcccagggagaacacacggtgcgcctcaggctggtgcaacgtcatgccagcctctgctgccgcaggctcaccctgcattccgtacccctccatccccccagcctgagtgagtcagagcccccgaatcagctgctcctttaaccccgtcctgtctgagcgaagaacagatgccctcaggcgacctacacgcagagaggggtccaaatccaaagctgaaccctgggagctgtgcgaacaaaaaagagaaagggaaatttctcccagcagcctcaggagcagcggattaaatctccacaatcaacttgatgtaccctgcatctgtggaatacctgaatagacaacgaatcatcccaaattgaggaggtggaccttGGGAACAacgatatacatatttttttccttttttctctttttgtgagtgtgtatgtgtatgcttctgtgtgtgattttgtctgtatagcgttccttttaccatttgtcctagggttctgtctgtccattttctttttttttagtagagtttttagcacttgttatcattggtggatttgttttttggtttcattgctctcttctttctttctttctttcttttttatgactttaaaaaatttttaataattgttttttattttttactttaataactttattttattttactttattttattttaatttatcttcttctttctttctttctttttctcccttttattctgagccatgtggatgacaggctcttgttgctccagccaggcatcagggctgtgccactgacgtgggagagccaagttcaagacaccggtccacaagagacctcccagctccacgtaatatcaaatgccaatatctcccagagatatccatctcaacgccaagacccagctccactcaacaaccagcaagctacagtgctggacaccctatgccaaacaactagcaagacaggaacacaaccccatccattagcagagaggctgcctaaaatcataataaagccacagacaccccaaaaaacaccaccagacatggacctgcccaccagaaagacaagatccagcctcatccaccagaatacaggcactagtcccctccaccaggaagtcaacacaacacactgaaccaaccttagccactacagacagacaccaaaaacaacaggaattacgaacctgcagcctgcgaaaaggagaccccaaacacagtaagttaagcaaaatgagaagacagagaaacacacagcagatgaaggagcaaggcaaaaacccaccagacctaacaaatgaagaggaaataggcagtctacctgaaaaacaattcagaataatgatagtaaaggtaatccaaaatcttggaaacagaatggagaaaatacaagaaacgtttaacaaggacctagaagaactaaagagcaaacaaacagtgatgaacaacacaataaatgaaattaaaaattctctagaagggataaataccagaataactgaggtagaagaatggataagtgacctggaagataaaatagtggaaataactactagagagcagaataaagaaaaaagaatgaaaagaattgaggacagtctcagagacctcagggacaacattaaacccaacaacatttgaattataggtgtcccagaagaagaagagaaaaagaaagggactgagaaaatatttgaagagattatagttgaaaacttccctaaaatgggaaaggaaatagttaatcaagtccaggaagcacagagattcccatacaggataaatccaaggagaagcacaccaagacacatattaatcaaactatcaaaaattaaatacacagaaaaaatactaaaagcagcaagggaaaaacaacaaataacacacaagggaatccccataaggttaagagctgatctttcagcagaaactctgcaaggcagaagggagtggcaggacatttgtaaagtgatgaaagggaaaaacatacagccaagattactctacccagtaaggatcgcattcagatttgacagaaaaattaaaacatttacagacaagcaaaagctaagggaattcagcaccaccaaaccagctttacaacaaatgctaaaggagcttctctaggcaggaaacacaagagaaggaaaagacctaccataacaaacccaaaacaattaagaaaatggtattaggaacatacataccaataattaccttaaatgtaaatggattaaatgctccaaccaaaagacatagactggctgaatggatacaaaaataagacccatatacatgctatctacaagagacccacttcagacctagggacacatacagactgaaagtgaggggatggaaaaagatagtccatgcaaatggaaatcaaaagaaagctggagtggcaattcccatatcagacaaaatagactttaaaacaaagactattacaagagacaaagaaggacactacataatgatcaagggatcaatccaagaagtagatacaacaattgtaaatatttatgcacccaacataggagcacatcagtacataaggcaaatactaacagccataaaaggggaaatcgacagtaacacaatc contains the following coding sequences:
- the LOC103016325 gene encoding LOW QUALITY PROTEIN: elongin-A-like (The sequence of the model RefSeq protein was modified relative to this genomic sequence to represent the inferred CDS: inserted 1 base in 1 codon), with the protein product MRQLSAPQEGGAGASLRPGRALVAFPRELRAPNARGGAAPCAPGGARGKAGPGGGVPARSCGGGCEGTRSATGLARSGGRFTESRVGPTASRWHKRQRVGSXGRDLAALWRRLVPVDGNPKPAERDPGKSDSRQRPEDAPWEKEAMEGHGHAHRAARKDRSHGREHRPELHRHPSELVRPCHGSHGRERGEDRRRCRGRSPVYSSERGSSGYSRSPPQSMHPCLMYGDCHRRLAEARVAQQRPGEGPSDAPRARLELGRNHRLGAPQGRGAGSLSRGHQPPHRDERLVGTKVHEKSSALTRRKSGLAFSREERLQSLSRASANENPPSSGVEKEKEREGRGIQFLPPFRQASDLKKRKHEDSEKTKPDKNKQSPDRLDIAEGARGLLPKVKEKVSNNQKVQEGKVRPLHLDGKPEGSLPKGEEADMDNEFKPPTMSSESYFNHNQPREKKKKIMKTSATALEEKGPKKNDSRENLDLVQELPKVNENRSEKLQPSGNVWAKLEKVPTDAPVWPDLPLPRVQANDRPLLASGLMSSLRPKQKALSSPQEEEEVGFTGCRMNSKMQVFSGSKCAYLAKMMTLRQQCIWVLRNSINSIFKVGGVPYSVLEPILESCAPDQLYRIEKYNHALVQETDKLWKIHSHQHFRKERPKEHETWREMYMRLQDAREQRLQALTVNIQSAQANKPKGRQAKMILLNSLARPPSDVRRRQEKFEIGEAAAPEKVKIKPALYPTGTIHTPSSRNSLNLTHEKPAGACSSTTSTHLPRVVSGRKPVKKITPMMAKTIKDFKNRFSRW